A genomic segment from Longimicrobiaceae bacterium encodes:
- a CDS encoding TonB-dependent receptor yields the protein MSSRTALLAALVPLAVLGTAPLRAQEPAPDTLPRVSLDTLAVRVLRTPVPILRAPFAVSVATGDEVRRARPGLALDEALAGIPGVQVDNRYNYALGERISVRGFGARAQFGVRGVRVLVDGIPATLPDGQTTLNHVDVGWLERAEVVRGPASALWGNASGGVVQLTTVAPPPVPLGTEARVVAGGNGLLRAQGAVGGRAGGWSYRAAATRLRYDGFREHSRAENTLASAQLARLGERSELRFTLNAVRYDALNPGSLSDSLLRVDRSRAFGRNVAQRTGEEGRQAQAGLTWRRELGAGALELSGYGVAREIDNPIPNVVIDLERRGGGVRAAWSAARPLGAGALRWTVGTEAEAQRDDRLNFRNVGGERGALVLDQRERVTGTAAFAQAALPLAGRLEVLGALRYDRVRFAVVDRIPATDRNPDDSGARVLDAWSPTLGVSFAAAPAVSLYANVATAFETPTTTELANRPDRAGGFNPELEPQRTVSYEAGAKGRLGARGGWELAAYLARVRDALIPFEVEGVPGRQFFRNAGAARHRGVEAGLRVAPLRQVTARLAYTYTDARFTDYVVGGEALDGNRVPGVAPHTLDARLAWESAAGAFAEVEARRASSVPVDDANRFRSPGYTVADLRAGWEGARLGGVRATPFVGVTNLFDVRYNTSVVVNAFGRRFFEPGPGRTLYAGIGVATGGR from the coding sequence ATGTCATCCCGCACCGCGCTGCTCGCCGCGCTCGTCCCGCTCGCCGTCCTGGGGACGGCCCCGCTCCGGGCGCAGGAGCCCGCCCCGGACACGCTCCCCCGCGTCAGCCTGGACACGCTGGCGGTGCGGGTGCTCCGCACCCCCGTCCCCATCCTGCGTGCGCCGTTCGCCGTCTCGGTGGCGACGGGGGACGAGGTCCGCCGCGCCCGCCCCGGCCTCGCGCTGGACGAGGCGCTGGCGGGGATCCCCGGGGTGCAGGTGGACAACCGGTACAACTACGCCCTGGGGGAGCGGATCTCGGTGCGGGGCTTCGGGGCGCGGGCGCAGTTCGGGGTGCGCGGGGTGCGCGTGCTGGTGGACGGGATCCCCGCCACCCTCCCGGACGGGCAGACCACGCTGAACCACGTGGACGTCGGCTGGCTGGAGCGGGCGGAGGTGGTGCGCGGCCCCGCTTCCGCGCTCTGGGGGAACGCCTCCGGCGGGGTGGTGCAGCTCACCACCGTTGCGCCCCCGCCGGTGCCGCTCGGCACGGAGGCGCGCGTCGTCGCCGGGGGGAACGGGCTGCTGCGGGCGCAGGGGGCGGTGGGCGGCCGGGCGGGCGGGTGGTCGTACCGGGCGGCGGCCACGCGGCTGCGCTACGACGGGTTCCGCGAGCACAGCCGGGCGGAGAACACGCTGGCGAGCGCGCAGCTCGCGCGCCTGGGGGAGCGGAGCGAGCTCCGCTTCACGCTGAACGCGGTGCGCTACGACGCGCTCAACCCCGGCTCCCTTTCCGACTCGCTGCTGCGGGTGGACCGCTCCCGCGCCTTCGGGCGCAACGTGGCGCAGCGGACGGGGGAGGAGGGGCGCCAGGCGCAGGCGGGGCTCACCTGGCGGCGGGAGCTGGGCGCGGGGGCGCTGGAGCTTTCCGGCTACGGGGTGGCGCGCGAGATCGACAACCCCATCCCCAACGTGGTGATCGACCTGGAGCGCCGGGGCGGCGGGGTGCGCGCGGCGTGGTCGGCGGCGCGGCCGCTGGGCGCGGGGGCGCTCCGCTGGACCGTGGGCACCGAGGCCGAGGCGCAGCGCGACGACCGCCTCAACTTCCGCAACGTGGGGGGGGAGCGCGGCGCGCTGGTGCTGGACCAGCGGGAGCGGGTGACGGGGACGGCCGCCTTCGCGCAGGCGGCGCTCCCCCTCGCCGGGAGGCTGGAGGTGCTGGGGGCGCTCCGCTACGACCGGGTCCGCTTCGCCGTGGTCGACCGCATCCCCGCCACCGACCGGAACCCGGACGACTCCGGCGCGCGGGTCCTGGACGCCTGGAGCCCCACGCTGGGCGTGAGCTTCGCGGCGGCGCCCGCCGTGTCGCTGTACGCCAACGTCGCCACGGCCTTCGAGACGCCCACCACCACCGAGCTGGCGAACCGCCCGGACCGCGCCGGCGGCTTCAACCCGGAGCTGGAGCCGCAGCGCACCGTGTCGTACGAGGCCGGGGCGAAGGGGCGGCTCGGGGCGCGGGGCGGCTGGGAGCTGGCCGCGTACCTGGCGCGGGTGCGGGACGCGCTGATCCCCTTCGAGGTGGAGGGGGTGCCGGGGCGGCAGTTCTTCCGCAACGCGGGGGCCGCCCGGCACCGGGGGGTGGAGGCGGGGCTGCGCGTGGCGCCGCTCCGGCAGGTGACGGCGCGCCTGGCGTACACCTACACCGACGCGCGCTTCACCGACTACGTGGTGGGCGGGGAGGCGCTGGACGGGAACCGCGTCCCGGGGGTGGCCCCGCACACGCTGGACGCGCGCCTGGCCTGGGAGTCCGCCGCGGGCGCCTTCGCGGAGGTGGAGGCGCGCCGCGCCTCCTCCGTCCCGGTGGACGACGCCAACCGCTTCCGCTCCCCCGGCTACACCGTGGCCGACCTCCGCGCCGGGTGGGAGGGCGCGCGCCTGGGGGGCGTCCGCGCCACGCCGTTCGTGGGCGTCACCAACCTGTTCGACGTCCGCTACAACACCTCCGTGGTCGTCAACGCCTTCGGCCGGCGCTTCTTCGAGCCGGGGCCGGGGCGGACGCTGTACGCGGGGATCGGCGTGGCGACCGGGGGGCGGTAG